A single genomic interval of Nostoc commune NIES-4072 harbors:
- a CDS encoding ribbon-helix-helix domain-containing protein — protein MHRRINITLPDETIELIDQVIEKGDSPEERLRQRSRFINEAVQYYIAEKALVNLREQLKEGAIQRAERDLGLVEEWFDLEEELWHKNEA, from the coding sequence ATGCATCGCCGGATTAACATCACCTTACCAGATGAGACAATTGAACTAATTGATCAAGTCATAGAAAAAGGCGATTCTCCGGAGGAGAGGCTACGCCAACGCAGTCGATTCATCAATGAAGCTGTGCAATATTATATTGCTGAAAAAGCCTTAGTCAATCTTAGAGAACAGTTAAAAGAGGGAGCCATCCAACGGGCGGAACGCGATTTGGGGTTAGTGGAAGAATGGTTTGACTTGGAAGAAGAATTGTGGCACAAAAACGAAGCGTAA
- a CDS encoding type II toxin-antitoxin system PemK/MazF family toxin: MAQKRSVNYPKRGEVYLVNFDPTIGAEIKKTRPALILQNDVSNEHSPITVVAAITSKFTEPLYPTEVLIRVPEGGLDVDSVVLLNQIRSIDKQRLIKRLGILRPEAIAQVDRAIQISLGIVKL; encoded by the coding sequence GTGGCACAAAAACGAAGCGTAAACTACCCTAAACGCGGTGAAGTATACTTAGTTAATTTTGATCCAACTATTGGCGCAGAGATTAAAAAAACACGCCCAGCTTTAATCTTGCAAAATGATGTTTCTAACGAACACAGTCCAATCACGGTTGTAGCAGCTATCACCTCAAAGTTTACAGAACCTTTGTATCCTACTGAAGTACTGATTAGAGTACCAGAGGGCGGTTTGGACGTTGATTCGGTTGTACTTCTCAATCAAATTCGCTCAATTGACAAGCAAAGGCTGATTAAACGTTTGGGAATTCTGCGCCCAGAAGCGATCGCACAGGTAGATAGAGCAATTCAAATCAGCCTGGGTATAGTGAAACTTTGA
- a CDS encoding CpeR family transcriptional regulator, translated as MSIQLESIKSKMLPPQAEKKMRCWIRSRHLICSGNFFIFETLEYTTIERFSECVASLGGTVISVEPINKIWMGDHRQVILYQAKASLHTPHHTLKQYWIKSGSAYTKFDERA; from the coding sequence ATGTCGATTCAGCTTGAATCTATTAAATCTAAAATGTTACCTCCACAAGCTGAAAAAAAAATGCGCTGCTGGATTCGCAGTCGCCACTTGATTTGTTCGGGCAACTTTTTTATTTTCGAGACATTAGAATATACGACCATTGAAAGATTCTCTGAATGTGTAGCTTCTTTAGGAGGAACAGTAATATCCGTTGAACCGATTAATAAAATTTGGATGGGCGATCATCGGCAAGTCATTTTATATCAAGCAAAAGCTAGTTTACATACGCCTCATCATACTTTGAAACAATACTGGATAAAATCTGGTAGTGCATACACTAAATTTGATGAGCGTGCTTGA
- a CDS encoding ATP adenylyltransferase family protein, with product MAQGKILLKPGTLWTSVKERTEHALQCGALMSIPTEFEFVEHEGVRFLVRILSNLNRKKAAKEKQKKQSATSGQEFNPFLPYEEDLFVADISDTHVCILNKFNVVDYHLLIITRAFEEQESLLTLEDFTAMWACLADFDGLAFYNSGKTAGASQRHKHLQLVPLPLAPSGPQIPIEPLLTSAQFQESIPSGASATLTVGFTNAIPKLPFIHVFAPLNPDWVRSPLAGAQATLEVYHTLLHSVGSGAYNLLATREWMLIVLRSQEHFQSISVNSLGFAGALLVKNATEMEVLKAQGPMNILKSVAVC from the coding sequence ATGGCACAGGGGAAAATCTTACTTAAACCTGGCACTTTATGGACAAGTGTTAAAGAACGAACTGAACATGCTTTGCAATGCGGGGCGCTAATGTCGATTCCGACAGAATTTGAATTTGTTGAACACGAGGGTGTGCGGTTTTTGGTGCGGATTTTGTCTAACCTGAATCGCAAAAAAGCAGCTAAGGAGAAACAGAAGAAACAATCTGCTACTTCTGGTCAAGAGTTTAATCCTTTTTTGCCCTACGAAGAGGATTTATTTGTTGCGGATATTTCCGATACTCATGTATGTATTTTAAATAAATTTAATGTTGTTGATTATCACCTACTAATCATCACCCGTGCCTTCGAGGAACAGGAAAGCTTACTCACCCTGGAAGATTTTACAGCTATGTGGGCATGTTTAGCTGATTTCGATGGTTTAGCATTTTACAACAGTGGCAAAACCGCAGGTGCTAGTCAGCGACATAAGCACTTGCAATTAGTGCCACTACCACTTGCACCTTCGGGACCCCAGATACCTATTGAACCTCTGCTAACATCAGCACAATTTCAGGAATCAATACCTTCTGGTGCATCCGCTACGCTAACGGTAGGCTTTACCAACGCAATACCAAAACTTCCTTTTATACACGTTTTCGCACCATTAAATCCCGATTGGGTGCGATCGCCATTGGCAGGGGCGCAAGCAACACTGGAAGTTTATCATACTTTGCTACATTCTGTGGGATCTGGTGCTTACAATCTGCTAGCAACACGAGAATGGATGTTGATTGTACTGCGATCGCAGGAGCATTTCCAATCTATCTCTGTGAATTCATTAGGATTCGCTGGTGCTTTACTAGTAAAAAATGCAACAGAAATGGAAGTTCTCAAAGCTCAAGGCCCAATGAATATCCTCAAGAGTGTCGCTGTATGCTAA
- a CDS encoding HhoA/HhoB/HtrA family serine endopeptidase has protein sequence MQNESRDREHPSNSISHNTAEAKYPNQAPWKKAAASLSLVLLGSGMTLAGGYMAGHPRQVSESASNLAVSRVSAAPPLPAATDPNFVTRVVQKVGPAVVRINSSRTVRTQLPDEFNDPFFRRFFGSQLPQSGERVERGTGSGFIISADGRIITNAHVVDGADTVTVTLKDGRTLQGKVLGKDELTDVAVIKVQADNLPSVALGNSDQLQPGEWAIAIGNPLGLDNTVTTGIISATGRSSNQIGAPDRRVEYIQTDAAINPGNSGGPLLNSRGEVIAMNTAIIQGAQGLGFAIPIKTVQRISNQLIATGKVEHPYLGIRMVELTPQLKQNINSDPNSGLSVKEDKGVLVVTVVPNSPAAKAGIRAGDVIQKLDGQAVTDASSVQKAVENSQVGGDLRMELRRNGQSLNIAVQPGAFPTQVQ, from the coding sequence ATGCAAAACGAATCTCGCGACAGAGAACACCCATCAAATAGCATTTCACATAACACTGCTGAAGCCAAATACCCTAATCAAGCACCCTGGAAAAAGGCTGCCGCCTCTCTATCGCTGGTGTTGCTGGGATCAGGTATGACATTGGCAGGCGGCTACATGGCTGGACACCCTCGGCAGGTGTCTGAAAGTGCATCTAATTTGGCAGTGAGTCGAGTAAGTGCCGCTCCTCCATTACCAGCGGCCACAGATCCTAACTTTGTAACACGGGTGGTACAAAAGGTCGGCCCAGCAGTAGTGCGGATTAACTCTTCCCGAACGGTAAGAACTCAATTACCAGATGAATTTAACGATCCGTTTTTTCGCCGCTTTTTTGGTTCCCAACTGCCACAATCAGGAGAAAGGGTAGAACGGGGTACTGGTTCAGGTTTTATCATCAGTGCCGATGGTCGGATTATCACTAATGCCCATGTGGTAGATGGTGCTGATACAGTGACAGTGACACTCAAGGATGGGCGCACCTTGCAAGGTAAGGTGTTAGGAAAAGATGAATTAACCGATGTTGCTGTTATCAAGGTTCAGGCAGACAATCTACCTTCAGTAGCTTTGGGTAACTCAGATCAACTGCAACCGGGAGAATGGGCGATCGCAATCGGCAACCCCCTTGGACTAGATAATACAGTAACTACTGGAATCATTAGTGCCACCGGACGCAGTAGCAATCAAATCGGTGCTCCCGATAGGCGAGTAGAGTATATTCAAACTGACGCAGCGATTAATCCCGGTAACTCCGGCGGCCCCCTGCTAAATTCCCGTGGCGAGGTGATTGCGATGAATACAGCAATTATCCAAGGGGCACAAGGATTAGGCTTTGCTATTCCTATCAAAACAGTCCAACGTATTTCCAATCAACTAATAGCTACAGGGAAAGTAGAACATCCTTATCTGGGAATTCGGATGGTAGAGTTAACGCCTCAGCTAAAACAAAATATCAACTCAGATCCCAATAGCGGTTTGAGTGTGAAGGAAGATAAAGGTGTATTGGTTGTGACAGTTGTCCCAAATTCACCAGCTGCTAAAGCAGGGATACGTGCTGGGGATGTGATCCAAAAGCTTGATGGACAAGCAGTCACAGATGCCAGCAGTGTCCAAAAAGCAGTAGAAAATAGCCAAGTCGGGGGCGATTTACGCATGGAATTACGTCGCAATGGGCAAAGTCTTAACATAGCTGTGCAACCTGGTGCTTTCCCCACGCAAGTACAATAA
- a CDS encoding site-specific integrase, with protein MAVTIDPKTQKLNIRFRVNGYNKQFYISTGLKNSPKNRTITDSRWEEIQREISLGIFDPTLERYKFGSKNLNTEIKHSELSISDLWEKFCEFKARLIKPSTANNYETFGKILLKLPQSLTSAPQIREQLLQNHSYHVARQVISSLSSACDWAVDSKLIFSNPFKSLLLPKQKTQNDSIKAFTLEQRDLIIAEFERSATYSCYTSLVKFLFFTGCRPGEAFALCWGDVAQDCTKITINKSYATRVASLGATKNNKKRVFSCGSGSKLQNLLLSIRPISPDKNSLVFQSTLGQRVNLRILWRAWGGYWSKKKFYSGVVKQLSDKGQVPYLSVYGTRHTFATWAIAHGASPEKVAYWLGDTIQTVLIYYCHPDVTKSEAPDF; from the coding sequence ATGGCTGTAACCATCGATCCTAAAACACAAAAACTAAATATTCGTTTTAGGGTCAATGGTTACAACAAGCAATTTTATATATCGACTGGGCTTAAAAATTCACCTAAAAATAGAACTATTACAGATTCTCGCTGGGAAGAAATTCAGCGAGAAATTTCTTTAGGTATATTTGATCCTACGTTAGAACGTTATAAATTTGGAAGTAAAAATTTAAACACTGAGATTAAACATTCAGAATTATCTATTAGCGATTTATGGGAAAAATTTTGTGAATTTAAAGCAAGATTAATTAAACCCTCTACAGCTAATAATTATGAAACTTTTGGCAAGATACTTTTAAAACTTCCGCAATCCCTAACATCTGCACCACAAATCAGAGAACAGCTACTACAGAATCACAGTTACCATGTAGCACGGCAAGTCATCTCATCACTATCCTCTGCCTGTGACTGGGCCGTAGATTCTAAATTAATTTTTAGTAATCCTTTTAAGTCACTTCTTCTTCCTAAACAGAAAACTCAGAACGACAGCATAAAAGCATTCACATTAGAACAAAGAGATTTAATTATTGCGGAATTTGAGAGGAGCGCGACTTACTCGTGCTACACCAGTCTAGTAAAGTTTTTGTTCTTCACTGGTTGCCGTCCTGGGGAAGCGTTCGCGCTGTGCTGGGGAGATGTCGCCCAGGATTGTACAAAAATCACGATTAACAAATCTTATGCCACAAGGGTCGCCAGCCTGGGAGCCACGAAAAATAATAAGAAGCGGGTTTTCTCCTGTGGCAGTGGCAGTAAACTCCAAAATTTACTCCTGTCAATTCGCCCGATATCGCCTGACAAAAATTCTTTGGTTTTTCAATCTACTCTTGGCCAGAGGGTAAATCTAAGAATTTTGTGGCGGGCTTGGGGCGGATATTGGTCAAAAAAGAAATTTTATTCCGGCGTGGTCAAACAGTTAAGCGATAAAGGTCAAGTTCCTTACCTGAGCGTTTACGGTACACGGCATACTTTCGCTACCTGGGCGATCGCTCATGGAGCCTCCCCAGAAAAAGTGGCTTACTGGCTTGGGGACACTATTCAGACAGTGCTGATTTATTACTGTCACCCAGATGTTACCAAGTCAGAAGCCCCAGATTTTTGA
- a CDS encoding LamG domain-containing protein, which yields MTQIKDIAISKTVAADNDFLIMQSPVGETYKITKADLLQGLSSVGTADSNSDNLFSSVVLLLSNNNNFLDKSSLANSLSVSGITISSISKFGANSAYFAGSANILTTPNRNEFNLGNSDFTIEAWVYPTVLDGNPRYVISKVGDLSNNSNRSYGLNVSANNFQWYFTSDGINDSPINFPCNLQINNWYHIAVSRTNNNLYGFLNGVLISSTSHSTTYFNSSASLTIGSFGGYAANGYPQLSFIGNIEKNGLRVTKVCRYTSSFTVSTKAFSTI from the coding sequence ATGACCCAAATTAAAGATATTGCAATTTCAAAAACCGTTGCGGCTGATAATGACTTTTTAATAATGCAATCGCCAGTCGGAGAGACTTACAAAATTACTAAAGCTGATTTACTTCAAGGCTTATCTTCTGTTGGAACCGCTGATAGCAATTCAGATAATTTATTTTCTAGCGTAGTACTACTACTATCTAATAATAATAATTTTCTAGATAAATCTTCTCTTGCAAATAGCTTATCTGTTTCTGGAATAACAATAAGCTCAATTAGTAAATTTGGCGCTAATAGCGCTTACTTTGCAGGTAGCGCTAATATTTTAACTACTCCTAATAGAAACGAGTTTAATTTAGGAAATAGTGATTTTACTATAGAAGCTTGGGTCTATCCAACGGTGCTAGACGGTAATCCTAGATACGTTATCAGCAAAGTGGGTGATTTATCAAATAATTCTAATAGAAGCTATGGTTTAAATGTAAGCGCTAATAATTTTCAATGGTACTTCACCTCTGATGGTATCAATGATTCTCCTATCAATTTTCCTTGTAACCTTCAAATTAATAACTGGTATCACATAGCAGTAAGTCGAACAAATAATAATTTATACGGATTCTTGAACGGCGTATTAATATCATCTACATCACATAGCACTACTTATTTTAATAGTAGTGCAAGCCTTACTATTGGTAGCTTTGGCGGATATGCAGCAAATGGGTATCCTCAGCTTTCATTTATTGGAAATATTGAAAAAAATGGACTCAGAGTGACTAAAGTATGTAGATACACTTCATCTTTTACAGTATCCACCAAAGCTTTTTCTACTATTTAA
- a CDS encoding response regulator yields MTNQPKVILLDLKLPRVSGLEVLRQLKSDPRTQMIPIVVLTSSAEDQDMIKSYQLGVNSYIIKPVDFEQFNQAVQQLGFYWVLFNRSPVS; encoded by the coding sequence ATGACGAATCAACCCAAAGTCATTTTGCTGGATTTGAAACTGCCAAGAGTAAGTGGATTAGAAGTTTTACGGCAACTCAAGTCTGACCCACGCACACAAATGATTCCGATTGTGGTACTGACCTCTTCTGCTGAAGACCAGGATATGATCAAGAGTTACCAGCTTGGGGTGAATAGCTACATCATCAAACCTGTTGATTTTGAACAATTTAACCAAGCAGTGCAACAGCTTGGTTTTTATTGGGTTTTATTCAACCGATCGCCAGTTTCTTAA
- the aroF gene encoding 3-deoxy-7-phosphoheptulonate synthase has protein sequence MIIVMKSGSPEAEINRIDEELTSWGLTPEKIVGQHKVVIGLVGETASLDPLQIQELSPWIEQVLRVEQPYKRASRQYRHGEASEVVVNTPNGAVVFGEHQPLVVVAGPCSVENEEMIVETARRVKTAGATFLRGGAYKPRTSPYAFQGHGESALDLLARAREASGLGIITEVMDAADLDKIAEIADVIQVGARNMQNFSLLKKVGAQPKPVLLKRGMAATIEDWLMAAEYILASGNANVILCERGIRTFDRQYTRNTLDLSVVPVLRKLTHLPIMIDPSHGVGWSEFVPSMAMAAIAAGTDSLMIEVHPNPAKALSDGPQSLTPDRFDNLMQELAVIGKAVGRWQQPAVALT, from the coding sequence ATGATTATAGTAATGAAAAGTGGTTCCCCAGAGGCGGAAATAAACCGCATTGATGAGGAACTAACTAGCTGGGGGCTAACTCCAGAAAAAATTGTTGGTCAACACAAAGTAGTTATTGGTTTAGTAGGTGAAACTGCCAGCTTAGATCCACTACAAATTCAGGAACTTAGTCCTTGGATTGAGCAGGTGTTGCGGGTAGAGCAGCCTTACAAACGAGCCAGCCGTCAGTACCGCCACGGCGAAGCTTCGGAAGTGGTAGTTAATACTCCCAATGGAGCGGTGGTATTTGGTGAACACCAGCCTTTAGTAGTCGTTGCCGGGCCATGCTCCGTAGAAAATGAAGAAATGATTGTGGAGACAGCGCGGCGCGTCAAGACGGCTGGAGCTACCTTTTTGCGCGGCGGCGCATACAAACCTCGGACTTCACCTTACGCCTTCCAAGGACACGGCGAGAGTGCTTTGGATTTGTTAGCAAGGGCGCGGGAAGCGAGTGGACTAGGTATTATTACAGAAGTAATGGATGCTGCCGACCTAGATAAAATTGCCGAAATTGCTGATGTAATCCAGGTGGGAGCCAGGAATATGCAGAATTTCTCCTTGCTCAAAAAAGTGGGAGCGCAGCCGAAACCAGTTCTGTTGAAGCGGGGAATGGCGGCTACTATTGAAGATTGGTTGATGGCAGCCGAGTATATTCTGGCATCTGGCAATGCCAATGTAATTTTGTGTGAAAGGGGAATACGCACCTTTGACCGCCAGTATACGCGCAATACGTTGGATTTATCAGTAGTGCCAGTGTTACGAAAACTGACTCACCTGCCAATTATGATTGACCCCAGCCACGGCGTAGGTTGGTCTGAGTTTGTGCCTTCAATGGCGATGGCTGCGATCGCAGCTGGCACAGATTCCCTGATGATAGAGGTTCACCCCAATCCTGCCAAAGCCTTATCGGACGGCCCCCAATCTCTGACACCAGACCGTTTCGATAACTTGATGCAAGAATTAGCAGTGATTGGTAAGGCGGTGGGACGCTGGCAGCAACCAGCAGTAGCTCTGACTTAG
- a CDS encoding PAM68 family protein, whose protein sequence is MSAEESERSRLPFEPKKKRQKPTKTQSKPAAQPQESSKQADRKRPYTKEEMAIPQVVSQRMIRRVAGFCGVPTALGISALVVSYLLASYFNIQLPPIAVLLVNMGLFGLGVLGITYGVLSASWDEERVGSLLGLGEFNTNWGRMVAVWRETRQKNS, encoded by the coding sequence ATGTCTGCTGAAGAATCTGAACGCAGTCGCTTACCCTTTGAACCGAAAAAAAAGCGCCAAAAACCCACAAAAACTCAAAGTAAACCAGCAGCACAGCCACAAGAATCTAGCAAACAGGCTGATAGAAAACGGCCTTACACCAAAGAAGAGATGGCTATTCCCCAGGTAGTCAGCCAGCGGATGATCCGACGGGTAGCTGGATTCTGTGGTGTACCAACAGCTTTGGGCATTAGCGCCTTAGTTGTTAGCTATCTGCTTGCTAGCTACTTCAACATCCAACTACCTCCCATAGCCGTGTTATTGGTGAACATGGGATTATTTGGTTTGGGAGTTTTAGGGATAACTTATGGCGTTCTTTCTGCCTCTTGGGATGAAGAAAGAGTCGGAAGTTTGTTGGGTTTGGGTGAGTTCAACACCAATTGGGGACGAATGGTGGCTGTTTGGCGCGAAACTCGGCAAAAAAACTCATAA
- the rpsO gene encoding 30S ribosomal protein S15 yields the protein MALTQLRKQEIISNYQVHETDTGSADVQVAMLTERINRLSEHLQANKKDHSSRRGLLKLIGQRKRLLAYISQESREKYQALIARLGIRG from the coding sequence ATGGCTCTGACGCAACTGCGGAAACAAGAAATAATTTCCAACTACCAAGTTCACGAAACCGACACTGGGTCGGCCGATGTCCAAGTTGCCATGCTAACTGAGCGCATTAACCGCCTCAGCGAACATCTCCAGGCAAATAAAAAAGACCATTCTTCCCGGCGGGGACTGTTGAAGCTAATTGGTCAGCGCAAGCGTCTTCTAGCTTACATATCACAAGAAAGCCGGGAAAAATATCAAGCTTTGATTGCTCGCCTCGGTATTCGTGGATAG
- a CDS encoding alpha-amylase family glycosyl hydrolase: MGSLIDFTLFAPRNERAALIGSFSEWKEIPMVKSEDGYFRTQVKLEDGIYQYKFRIQSKSPNFAFNEWVNVIDPKATDVNETEKYSIVRIRNGQRIIDTYVWQHNEKPLPENRELVIYEMHVADFSGDEVGFDKRGKYLGIIAKLDYLVELGVNAIELMPVNEYPGNYNWGYKVRHFFATESSYGSTEDLKRLIDECHARGIRVFMDGIYNHTDEECPLMLIDRNYWYYEHMHYPEDPDNYWGPEFNYDNYDEKLDVKPAWKYVGDVVQFWIQEYHIDGIRFDAVRQLANFEFLDWLAKQGKNHAAPKQFYNIAEHIPDTKAVVQPDGPLDACWHESFRYFIVPYICGEAFELKQLKQILDPRQQGYATATNVINYLATHDRERLLRELGDRGIFDAEAFKRAKLAAVLLMTALGIPMLWMGEEFGEYQQKSEDVTKPQKINWSLLSGDQNHNLFKYYQKLIALRKQNLALQSDNIEFFHENLDDKVLAYTRWNEQNSRVVVVVNFSDQNLTRYQIQNFPTAECWQDYFDNHEVEVKEDGLVTDLPSYTAKIFIDAL, translated from the coding sequence ATGGGAAGTTTAATTGATTTTACATTATTTGCTCCTCGTAATGAAAGAGCAGCTTTAATTGGGTCTTTTTCTGAGTGGAAAGAAATCCCAATGGTAAAAAGTGAAGATGGTTATTTCCGCACTCAAGTAAAATTGGAAGATGGAATTTATCAATATAAATTTCGCATTCAAAGTAAAAGTCCTAATTTTGCATTTAATGAATGGGTAAATGTTATTGACCCTAAAGCAACAGATGTTAATGAAACAGAAAAGTACAGCATAGTGCGAATTAGAAATGGGCAACGCATTATTGACACTTATGTTTGGCAACACAACGAAAAACCATTGCCTGAAAATCGTGAATTAGTCATATATGAAATGCACGTTGCAGATTTTTCTGGTGATGAAGTTGGGTTTGATAAACGAGGTAAGTATTTAGGAATAATTGCCAAGTTAGATTATCTGGTTGAATTGGGAGTTAATGCAATTGAATTAATGCCAGTTAATGAGTACCCTGGTAACTATAACTGGGGCTATAAAGTGCGCCACTTCTTTGCTACAGAATCTAGTTATGGTTCAACAGAAGATTTAAAGCGATTAATAGATGAGTGTCATGCTAGAGGCATTCGCGTTTTTATGGATGGAATTTATAACCACACAGATGAAGAATGCCCGTTAATGCTGATTGACCGGAATTACTGGTATTACGAACACATGCATTATCCTGAAGATCCAGATAATTACTGGGGGCCAGAGTTTAACTATGATAATTATGATGAGAAATTAGATGTTAAACCTGCATGGAAATACGTCGGGGATGTAGTGCAATTTTGGATTCAGGAGTATCACATTGATGGAATCCGCTTTGATGCGGTGCGCCAATTGGCTAACTTTGAATTTTTAGACTGGCTGGCGAAGCAAGGAAAAAACCATGCTGCACCCAAGCAGTTTTACAATATTGCTGAACATATTCCTGATACAAAAGCTGTAGTCCAGCCAGATGGTCCATTAGACGCTTGTTGGCATGAGAGTTTTCGGTACTTTATAGTTCCATATATTTGTGGAGAAGCATTTGAGTTAAAACAACTAAAGCAAATTTTAGATCCTAGACAGCAGGGTTATGCAACTGCTACCAATGTGATAAATTATTTGGCAACCCACGATCGCGAACGTTTATTGCGAGAATTAGGCGATCGCGGTATCTTTGACGCGGAGGCATTTAAGCGAGCGAAGTTAGCAGCCGTTCTCTTAATGACAGCTTTGGGTATACCAATGCTGTGGATGGGAGAAGAGTTTGGCGAATATCAGCAAAAAAGCGAAGATGTAACCAAGCCACAAAAAATTAATTGGTCTTTGTTATCAGGCGACCAGAATCATAATTTATTTAAGTATTATCAAAAACTCATTGCTCTACGCAAGCAGAATCTAGCCTTGCAAAGTGATAATATCGAATTTTTCCACGAAAATCTCGATGATAAAGTGCTGGCTTATACCCGATGGAATGAGCAGAATTCTCGTGTGGTTGTTGTAGTAAATTTCTCCGACCAGAATCTAACTAGATATCAAATTCAAAACTTCCCAACTGCTGAGTGTTGGCAAGATTACTTCGATAATCATGAAGTTGAAGTTAAAGAAGATGGTTTAGTTACTGATTTGCCAAGCTATACAGCCAAGATATTTATTGATGCGTTGTAG